The segment GCTTAACAAAAAAGACAAAAATATATCAAGCTTCAACTAGTGAACTTTTTGGAAAAGTACAAGAAACACCACAAAGTGAAACAACACCTTTTTATCCTAGAAGCCCATATGCAGTAGCAAAAATGTATGCGTATTGGATAACTGTAAACTATAGAGAAGCTTATGGAATGTTTGCTTGTAATGGTATTTTATTTAACCATGAAAGTCCTGTACGAGGTGAAACATTCGTAACAAGAAAAATAACAAGAGCTGCATCTAAAATAGCTCTTGGACTACAAGATAAACTATACCTTGGAAATCTAGATGCAAAAAGAGATTGGGGACATGCAAAAGATTATGTACGAATGATGTGGATGATTTTACAAGCTGATGAACCAGAAGATTGGGTTATAGCAACAGGTCAAACTACAACTGTAAGAGATTTCGTAAAATTTGCTTTTGCTTATGCTGGTATTAACTTAAGATTTGAAGGTGAGGGAGTTGATGAAGTTGGAATTGTTGATTCAGTTGATATTGCTAAATATGAGCAAGTAACTAATAACAAATATACCAATAACCTAGACAACAAAGTTGTCGTATGTGTTGACCCTAGATATTTTAGACCAACAGAAGTTGATTTACTTTTAGGAAACCCTACTAAAGCAGAAACAAAACTTGGATGGAATAGAGAGTATAAACTACAAGATTTAGTAAATGATATGATGAAATCAGATTTAAAATTAATGACAAAAGATGTTTATCTAAAAGATGGTGGATATAAAATTATGAGTTACTTTGAATAAGATGAAAAAAAATAGTAAAATTTATATTGCTGGACATAGAGGTTTAGTTGGTTCTGCAATAGTAAAAAACCTTCAAAGTAAAGGCTATACTAATTTAATATATAGAACTCATAAGGAATTAGACTTACTAAATCAAAAAGATGTAGAAGAATTTTTTCAAACTGAAAAACCAGAATATGTAATACTAGCTGCTGCAAAAGTAGGTGGAATAATTGCAAATAATACATACAGAGCAGATTTCATTTATGAAAACTTGCAAATTCAAAATAATATAATTCATCAAAGTTATGTTC is part of the Arcobacter sp. F2176 genome and harbors:
- the gmd gene encoding GDP-mannose 4,6-dehydratase, with the translated sequence MIEQKVALITGITGQDGSYLAEFLLKKGYEVHGIKRRSSLFNTDRIDHLYEDPHVENRNLILHFGDMTDSMNLTRIIQEVQPDEIYNLAAMSHVAVSFETPEYVANADGTGTLRILEAVKLLGLTKKTKIYQASTSELFGKVQETPQSETTPFYPRSPYAVAKMYAYWITVNYREAYGMFACNGILFNHESPVRGETFVTRKITRAASKIALGLQDKLYLGNLDAKRDWGHAKDYVRMMWMILQADEPEDWVIATGQTTTVRDFVKFAFAYAGINLRFEGEGVDEVGIVDSVDIAKYEQVTNNKYTNNLDNKVVVCVDPRYFRPTEVDLLLGNPTKAETKLGWNREYKLQDLVNDMMKSDLKLMTKDVYLKDGGYKIMSYFE